The Reichenbachiella carrageenanivorans region TGAGCGTTTCGGCATATTGGATATAGTGCCTGTCATCATCGACCAATCCTTCCTCTGCAATCACGTCTCTATACCAATGCGCTGCACTGTCCAATTCATGTGTTTGAAAAAAACCATCAGCAATGGCTAATTTGAGTGTGTCATCAGTTGGTTTTTTGTTTAAAGCCTTTTTGTATACTTCAAGGCCTTTGGCGTAAGCAAAATTGCTATAATAATCCGCTGCACGTCTCTTGATTCGTTCGTAAGATTTTTGCTTCAGTGCCCCTATATCTTTCTTTTGACTGGCATGCAATGCCTCTGCAGTTGTCACAAAAAGCACAATTGAAAGAATGAGATAAACGAGTACGACGAGTATTTTTTTGATGTTGCTCATGACGGATAGGGTTTAAAAGTATCTTGGGGTTACGATTTTGTCGCTTTTCACATTAAATACATAATTGATCATGATCTCATGCGAACCGCTATTGACTCTACTCAGATCAGTAGTGGTTAGGAAATCATAAGAGTATCCCAACTGAAACTGTGGTGTCACTTGTATCTGAAATAATGCGTCGAAGCTATCCATCGAACGATAAGATAGACCAAGCCAAATCAGTTCTTTGATTAGAAAATTGGCATTGATATCTATTTCGAATGGTGCTCCTTGCACCCACTTAAATAATAGATTTGGTTTCAATTTCAGATTACGACTGAGGTCGAAAACATATCCAGCACTCATAAAATAGTGTCTGACTAGCTTGGCATCTGGATCCAGCGAACCTTCTCCTATTGAATTAAGTGAATTACTCACTAACTGGGGAATAGAAAAACCGAGATAAAATCGATCAGAATGCCACATCACACCTGCACCTGCATTAGGAGAAATATCGTTGATGTTTTGGTTTGCAAGATTTGGGTCATTATTTGTGTTTTCTGAATAGTCTACTTGATATTGATTGAAACTCAACTGTAGTCCAAATGACAATTTGCTCCTATTAGAAAAATTGATTCGATAGGCTGAACTAAAATAAGCACCAAACTGATCTGTTAGTCCAATTTCATCTCGAATAAGCACGGCACCCAAAGCAATCGATCGATACTTAATCGGGCTATGAATCGAAAAAGTCTGTGTCTTAGGTGCTCCTTCGAATCCTACCCACTGATTGCGTGCTAAAAAACTAGTACTAATCCCATCATGGATGCCAGCATAAGCAGGATTGATCGCCAGCTGGTTAAACATATACTGTGTAAACATGACCTGCTGCTGGGCTCTTAGTCCGAAATGAACTGACAAAAGGCTTATGGTGATTAATATGATTTTTATGTTTTTCATCTTCAGGTAGTTTTCTTCAAGTTTTGATTCCTTTAGAGGAATTTTTCAATATCCAATATTATGGCTTTCAGACCCCTCATATGGGTGGACTCGTTGAAGCTTCAAATTTTCTCGGTGAACTGCCTTTATTTATCCTAATTAACAATTGGGTATAAAAAAACCTGCTACCCGTCTCGTTTTACAAGATTTAGGCAGCAGGGTTTGAAAATAATTTTACGTACTTATTATTGTACTCTTACAAATCCTTTGAGCAGCTCTTGTCCACTCCCTAGGTCTACGATATAGAAATAAGTACCTACAGGCAAACTTCCGTTGGAACCTAGTATGCCAGAGCCATCAGCAGTACCAAAGAAGGCATTGCCATTGTTGTCATACCCTTTAGTTTCCCACACTTTATTCCCCCATCGGTTAAATATTTGAACTGTATTGCTTGGAAAGTCTTCGATATTATCGATCTGCAAACTATTGTACGGCGCAGGACTAGAAGACGAAATCACATTATTGAGTACTTTGGCTGGCAGTTCACATTGATCTGCATCTAGGTAATTAGGAATACCATCCTGATCACAATCATCGTTAGTCAAATCCCCATCACCATTTGTATCTTCAGCGAGCGAACTTAGATTATCTCCATCATCATCACTATCCAAAAAGTTCGGGATACCATCACCATCGATATCATCGTTGGTAGGGTCTCCATCTTGATCCAGGTCTTCGTCGATCGTGAACAAGCCATCCCCATCATCATCTTCATCTTTATAATCTGGCGTACCGTCTCCATCAGTATCGTCATTATCTAAATTTCCATCGTCATTTGCATCTTCGTCAATATCCACAACCCCATCTCCATCTGTATCTAAGGTATCAAAAGGGTTGATAGGCTGTGCCGCACATGCTGGAGTAGCTGGAGGATAGCTCACAGTCAAAGTATTTTCAGGATTCACTGAAATCCGAACGTTCATCCCGTTCCTAAGACCATCTTCGACCTGAACCCAAGTGCCATCTACAAAATCCCACCCTGGCCAATTGACCCCATTTCCATTAGAATCTACCTCAGCTCCTGGCCACAATAGCCTACCAGACATTGGCTGGTTAGTAAGTGTTTGTACGACGTTACCACTCGCATTCACCCATTCCACCAGAGCTGTCAATCCAGCTGGATCAAATCCAAGTGCAGTTACTTCATAGTCTACATATGGCACATCATTGATACATTGTTCTTCCATCGTTATGTCTAGAGACCTGTCTTCCAATACAGTAACTTTCGCAGAACCTACAGCTGTACCACCTCTTCCGTCAGAAATTTCATAGGCAACTACAATTTCCCCAATATAATCGACTGGAGGAGTCACTGTAATCGTTCCGTTTGAATTAATAATTACAGCACCTATATCTGAACTAGCACTAGTCACGATAAGAGGATCTATATCAGGATCAAAATCATTAGCAAGTATATCAATCGTTATTGCTTGATCTTCATTCGTAGACACCACATCCTCAACCGTCACCGGATTATTATTGGTATTAATTACTATTTCATCTGTTGAACCGTCTGTAGTTGTGTTGCCTGCTGCATCGGTGACCGTAGCCACTACCTGATAGATACTGCCATCGTCGAAGGTACCCAGGGTGCCCATCGCGGGTGTATCATTCGCAGTATCTACACTCCAGTTCCCTGAAGCATCTGGAGTTACATTGTAGGTAGCTCCGTTTACTTCTACTGTCATCGTTTCGCCAGCTGGCAAAGCGGAGCCTGTACCTGTGGTACCTGTGATTACAGGAGCAGTGTCATTTGAAGTCAATGTATTTACCGTTGGTGCCGTTGGCGCAGTTCGGTCAATAATCACTTCATCTGTTGAACCGTCTGTAGTCGTGTTGCCTGCTGCATCGGTGACCGTAGCCACTACCTGATAGGTGCTGCCATCGTCGAAGGTACCCAGGATGCCACTCGCTGGCGTGTCATTAGCTGTATCCACACTCCAGTTGCCTGAAGCATCTGGGACTACATTGTAAACTGCTCCGTTTACTTCTACGGTCATTGTTTCGCCAGCTGGCAAAGCTGTACCTGTACCTGTAGTACCAGTGATCACAGGATCGGTGTCGTTTGATGTTAATGTATTTACCGTTGGAGCCGTTGGGGCGGTTCGGTCAATAACCACTTCATCTGTTGAACCATCTGTAGTTGTGTTGCCTGCTGCATCGGTGACCGTGGCCACTACCTGATAGGTGCTGCCATCGTCGAAGGTACCCAGGGTGCCCATCGCGGGTGTATCATTCGCAGTATCTACACTCCAGTTCCCTGAAGCATCTGGAGTTACATTGTAGGTAGCTCCGTTTACTTCTACTGTCATCGTTTCGCCGGCTGGCAAAGCGGAGCCTGTGCCTGTAGTACCTGTGATTACAGGAGCAGTGTCATTTGAAGTCAATGTATTTCCCGTTGGTGCCGTTGGCGCAGTTCGGTCAATAATCACTTCATCTGTTGAACCATCTGTAGTCGTGTTGCCTGCTGCATCGGTGACCGTGGCCACTACCTGATAGGTGCTGCCATCGTCGAAGGTACCCAGGGTGCCCATCGCGGGTGTATCATTCGCAGTATCTACACTCCAGTTCCCTGAAGCATCTGGAGTTACATTGTAGGTAGCTCCGTTTACTTCTACTGTCATCGTTTCGCCAGCTGGCAAAGCGGAGCCTGTACCTGTGGTACCTGTGATTACAGGAGCAGTGTCATTTGAAGTCAATGTATTTACCGTTGGTGCCGTTGGCGCAGTTCGGTCAATAATCACTTCATCTGTTGAACCATCTGTAGTTGTGTTGCCTGCTGCATCGGTTACCGTGGCCACTACCTGATAGGTGCTGCCATCGTCGAAGGTACCCAGGATGCCACTCGCTGGCGTGTCATTAGCTGTATCCACACTCCAGTTGCCTGAAGCATCTGGGACTACATTGTAAACTGCTCCGTTTACTTCTACGGTCATTGTTTCGCCAGCTGGCAAAGCTGTACCTGTACCTGTAGTACCAGTGATCACAGGATCGGTATCGTTTGATGTCAATGTATTTACCGTTGGGGCAGTTGGGGCAGTTCTGTCTATGACTACTTCATCTGTTGAACCATCTGTAGTCGTGTTGCCTGCCGCATCGGTTACCGTGGCCACTACCTGATAGGTGCTGCCATCGTCGAAGGTACCCAGGGTGCCCATCGTGGGTGTATCATTCGCAGTATCTACACTCCAGTTCCCTGAAGCATCTGGAGTTACATTGTAGGTAGCTCCGTTTACTTCTACTGTCATCGTTTCGCCAGCTGGCAAAGCGGAGCCTGTACCTGTGGTACCTGTGATTACAGGAGCAGTGTCATTTGAAGTCAATGTATTTACCGTTGGTGCCGTTGGCGCAGTTCGGTCGATAATCACTTCATCTGTTGAACCGTCTGTAGTTGTGTTGCCTGCTGCATCGGTGACCGTAGCCACTACCTGATAGGTGCTGCCATCGTCGAAGGTACCCAGGGTGCCCATCGCGGGTGTATCATTCGCAGTATCTACACTCCAGTTCCCTGAAGCATCTGGAGTTACATTGTAGGTAGCTCCGTTTACTTCTACTGTCATCGTTTCGCCAGCTGGCAAAGCGGAGCCTGTACCTGTAGTACCTGTGATTACAGGAGCAGTGTCATTTGAAGTCAATGTATTTACCGTTGGTGCCGTTGGCGCAGTTCGGTCGATAATCACTTCATCTGTTGAACCGTCTGTAGTTGTGTTGCCTGCTGCATCGGTGACCGTAGCCACTACCTGATAGGTGCTGCCATCGTCGAAGGTACCCAGGGTGCCCATCGCGGGTGTATCATTCGCAGTATCTACACTCCAGTTCCCTGAAGCATCTGGAGTTACATTGTAGGTAGCTCCGTTTACTTCTACTGTCATCGTTTCGCCAGCTGGCAA contains the following coding sequences:
- a CDS encoding PorP/SprF family type IX secretion system membrane protein gives rise to the protein MKNIKIILITISLLSVHFGLRAQQQVMFTQYMFNQLAINPAYAGIHDGISTSFLARNQWVGFEGAPKTQTFSIHSPIKYRSIALGAVLIRDEIGLTDQFGAYFSSAYRINFSNRSKLSFGLQLSFNQYQVDYSENTNNDPNLANQNINDISPNAGAGVMWHSDRFYLGFSIPQLVSNSLNSIGEGSLDPDAKLVRHYFMSAGYVFDLSRNLKLKPNLLFKWVQGAPFEIDINANFLIKELIWLGLSYRSMDSFDALFQIQVTPQFQLGYSYDFLTTTDLSRVNSGSHEIMINYVFNVKSDKIVTPRYF